The Tenuifilum thalassicum genome includes the window ACCAGCCCATTTAAGACCTTTTATTTCATCTTTACTTAGGTTTGAGATCTCTTCCTTTTCTGCATTCCCCTTGTATTTGCCAAGTCGTGGCTCAACAATAGCCTTAGTTACCCAAGTACCAGTAATTGCAATCACAAAAGTTGATACGAACATAAAGTAATAGTTTGCCGTTGGCATTACATAATAGTAAGGATCAACAATACGTGCAGCCTCAGTTGACAAACCTGCAAGTAAAGGATCGATTGTACCAATTAATAGATTTGCACTAAATCCACCACTAACACCAGCAAAAGCAGCAGCCATACCTGCGATGGGATGTCTCCCTAAAGAATGAAATATTATACCTGCTATTGGAATAATAAGAATATACCCTAGATCGGAAGCAACATTTGAAAGTATTCCAGTAAGTACAATCAAAAAAGTGATTGAATTTTTTGGTGCTTTTACTAGCAATAGGTTTATTGATGATCTTATTAGCCCGCTGCTCTCGGCAATTCCTATTCCAAGCATAGCAACCATAACAATCCCTAAAGGGGCAAATCCAGTATAATTGTCAACCATTTCAAGAAGTATCCTATGAAGCCCTTCTTTAGAAACCAGGTTTACAATTTTAATAGCTTCACCATTTCCAGGATTTACGCCCTCCCATTGGAAATAGGCTCCAATTAGCGAAAACAACAAAGTTATTAGTCCAAAAATTCCAAATAATGCAGCTGGATGTGGTAACGAATTCCCTACTCTCTCAACTGTACTGAGTATGTTTAATTTTTTAATCTTCATTATAAAAA containing:
- a CDS encoding AbgT family transporter — translated: MKIKKLNILSTVERVGNSLPHPAALFGIFGLITLLFSLIGAYFQWEGVNPGNGEAIKIVNLVSKEGLHRILLEMVDNYTGFAPLGIVMVAMLGIGIAESSGLIRSSINLLLVKAPKNSITFLIVLTGILSNVASDLGYILIIPIAGIIFHSLGRHPIAGMAAAFAGVSGGFSANLLIGTIDPLLAGLSTEAARIVDPYYYVMPTANYYFMFVSTFVIAITGTWVTKAIVEPRLGKYKGNAEKEEISNLSKDEIKGLKWAGVTLLLFLVVIALGLIPDHGFLRGADNSILHSPVLKGFIAVLFIISGTCGVVYGYKSGTFKKHQDVIAGMNSSFKGLISFLVLVFFAAQFVAWFKWSNLGLLVAVKGASFLHSADIGLIPLAILFIIISGFINMFMGSASAKWAIMGPVFIPMFMLLGYSPELSQAVFRIGDSVTNVISPMMSFFALIIVYFEKYDSKSGIGTLISTMLPYSVAFFIAWALLLIVWIILGLPLGPEAGLYFAK